In Anopheles bellator chromosome 2, idAnoBellAS_SP24_06.2, whole genome shotgun sequence, the genomic stretch TAACAGGCTCGTTTAAGGAAGGATTTACATCCGGAAACATACTTCCTAATGCTGCCTTAGGGCATGCGGCGTATACAACCACCAAATACCGAAAGGCCACAAAAGGTCAGGCCTAAGCTCGCCGCGCGCGCTCACTTACCATAAGGTTGCTTGACCCTCCccccgtttggccgttttcggACGATGGGTGGCCGCTTGAATTTGGCTAATCTACATGCGAATGAACTTTCCGGTGCCATTGCACTACACCGCTCGCTGGTTACGGGGCGACTCGCGTAATTGACGACAATGGGTCCATCTGGAATCAAAACAGTGCTTGCGTAATCTAATCGCTTCACTCCGTCTTCAGGGATTGAATTCGCGTCAGGGTTACGGAAtagtttcggttttattttgcattcgaTCTACAACATCCCACCTGGTATCACGGTTAGAAAGCGCCTTTTCCCAGCCCAACAAGCCCTCGGCGGGTCGGTACCGTTACCGAAGCCCCTgttcgtcgctgctgctgatactgGGCGCATGCCGCAGGTGGAAGTTGGCAATGTACTCCGTGTTGATGCGCTGCACACTGATGGCGAACGGTTCCGTCGGATGAAAGATGAAGGCCACTAGTCGGCGGGTGCCCGGATTGCTGAGCTGTTGCCCGTGCATGCCGGCGTAAATACGAAACTTGAGCAGTCCCGATTCGCGCGCAAAGAAACGAATCGGAAACTCGGCGCACGCTTTCGGTCGCTCCATCGCCGATACCCACTTGTCGTCGTAGCTGAACAGCCCAAGGTCGAGGTAGGGTGAGCTGCTGTAGCTCTGTGCGCTGATCGGTAGCTGTGCCAGGATGCGTTTGGTGGCCTCCGTAATGCCACCACCGCGCGCTCCGATCATCGTTTGCTTGAAGCGCTGGTGCAGCAAGTTGGAATAGATGTTATTGCTCGGCGAGCAGGTAAACGGTGTCCGGTGGCTGTGGTTGGCGTTGCGAAAGCTGTCGCAAAAATTTTCGTACAGATCGAGCAACTGCGCGCACTGGTTGCTTTTCACCGCCAGGACCTTCTTCTGCCAGATATGGTAGATCACAAATAAGGAACTGTGGCTGTTCGGTTCGAGCGCTTTCAGTGTAACCACATCTTCCTGCGCGTACTTGATGAAAAGGTGGTCATCGTCCAGTAGTTGCATCTTCCACATGCGCAGATCCCGGTACTCGTCGAATCGGCGGTAAAACTTTCGCAGTGCCAACGGATCCTCGCCCGTATCGACGAGCCGTTTCGCCTGGTAGAATAGGTACACCAGTATGCGGTGCTTCAAACTGTTGATGGCTGGATCGCGGAAGGCTCTCGGCATCGGAGTGCCCGTGCGCTCCTGCGCAATCGCATTCGTGTAAAGATAGTCATCCTCTGCACTGCAAAACCGCCCAATCGTGCGCTCTTTGACAAACGTGCCTTCGGCGATCGAGAACACGTACAGTGTCTGGTGCTGGATGGACAGAATCGCCAACGTGTTGTTGTACAGATAGACTCCCTGATTGTGCGAGAGGATGATCTTGTCCACGCGAAAGTCTCGCGAATCCGAAATGCGACCAAAGTGTAGATCGATTATGTACAATGTATAGTCTTCAAGTGGGCAGCTGGCGGTTGGCTTGATCACCTCATTGTTGGTGTACAGGTCGTAAAAGTATGGCCGTGTTTCCTCCGGTATGAACGAGGCAGCACCAACGATCACGTACCGACCGTCGTTGGTGAACAGACTGCACTCGCGGTTCAGGTGTTTCTCATGGTTCTCGAGGTTTACGACGTGCCTCAGCTTAAACAGTCGATCGAAAATTTGGTTCCGCACGCGGTAGTTTGCGCCTAGGCCATGGTCCGCTACCAGCTCCGTGTCGTCCCAGTTTTGAAGTAAGTAACCCGCCGCAGCACATCCCTGGTACTCGTACACCTCCAGAGCGGCCTGATCGGAGGAAAACGCAATCAGGTACTTGCCATCGGGGCTAAACTTTCGCAAGTAGCAGGGCGGTCGCTCGACGTTCACCACCGTCAGATTGGGGTATACGTTCTGGTACATCTCACGGGCGGCGTGTAACGGTGTCCGGTGGCGCATCCCTGACTCGCGATCGCGCAACCGGTTGACAAAATTCTGTGACCGCAGTTTCCTAAATCGAATCCTATCCGTACAAACGGCGTCCGGTATTCCGTTTTTGGGATCCATCCGGGACTGCATTACATCTGCACGATAGTGCagtgttttcactttcttcacgATTGCCTTCAGCTTTAACTTATGCGCGCATTAAAAAAGTATTCGTCTATCAAACACTTCGGACGTATTTTTGTTGACGATTTTCCCGAGAGAAAAGCAGACGAGATCGTCAACACAACAAATCTAAAAAAGATAAACACCCGTCACAAATGCCACTTTGTTGAAACGTCATTCAAGTGCCACAGTTGACACGAACGATTTGAATacgaaatttgttttgattgtttggcTGCAGTGCCAACATAAGCGAATACTTTCTAAACAAGGAGAACAAACTCCTTCTAAGTAAACTCAATTATTTAATCAATGatcttttttaaatattaatttcttcTCTATGTACGTTACCGCTTCAGTTTGTCAGTTTGACAACTGATTCGAGCGCGGGCATTTTATTTACACTCATTACCGGTTGTGCTTTTGTTGTCGTATTAGTGGTAACGCAACTGAACAATGCACCAGGCCAGACCGCGCGTGATCGTTACTCTCAAAAAACGTGTTATCTCTAGTTACAACATTTCCTTCGTTACATCCGggttcgtttgcgtttttcacatttttgtcTGTACTGCACCGTACCACAGCCCTAATGGAGAGCTATCTGAAACAGTACCACGATGAGGAGATTACAGATCTGCTAAACAACCCGGACGGTTCGCTGCATGTGTCGATCCGCGTTAAGTGAGTACCGATCGCTCGAAGGACTGCTGTAGGATAACACTAATTAAGCTTATCTCTCGCCGCAGCCTCACGCACTTGCAACGCAAGCAGCCGGATCTGTATGCCCGTCTTCTACAAACCACGGACACCGAGATGCTGCGATGGAACGAGTGTTTACTGCGCGCCCAGGAATCCTTGATCGATGGCAACCTCTTCCTCGAAACAGGCttcaaagtgaaacaaaattgCCACACACGCTTTGTGAACATGCCTCTGGTTTCGTCTGGGGAGAGTAAATTGCCCTCCTATCCGAACACCGATAATGTTGGGCAATTTGTGCAGGTGAAAGGTACTGTGATCCGCATGACGTCGAGTCGGTGTCTCGAGTACAAGCGCTGGTACATATGCACCCGATGCAAGCGTAAAGTACTAGCAGAGGCAGAGTACGGTCGACTATACGTTTTTGACAAACCGGGTCCGTGTCCGGCCGCGCGAGAGTCTGGATGCCGGGGGTACCTGCAGGCCGTGTCGGCACAACCGCAGCCGGAAAACTACCGTGATTATCAAGAGATTCGCATCCAGGAGATTATGAGCGAACGGAGAGTGCCGGCCTCGTTGATAGTGACACTCGAAGACGATCTGGTGGATGGGTGTCAGCCTGGCGATCGCGTTACCGTTTGTGGTCGTTTGGAGCATCGCAGCAAGCCACCGATCGTCGGTCGACGTACAGAGGTGACGACCGCACTGCGGGCCAACAGTTTGGTTCGGGAACATATTAAAGGCAGCTGGGCCAACGACATGCCGGAGCATTTGCTGTGCGTGCAAGCCGAATGGCAGGAGGTTCTCCGGGATATCGGTGAGCTGGCGGCAAGGGATTGCCTGATCCAATCGATCGCTCCCAACATTCGCGGTATGTATCCGGTGAAGCTAGCTGTGGCGCTTACGTTGGCTTCCTGTACGGAGCGGCCGTGCGACGCCGACCAACAGTCCAGCCGCGTTCGGGACCATTCACATTTGCTGTTGGTCGGCGATCCGGGCTTGGCAAAATCGCAACTGCTGAAGTTTGCATCTGAGATcgcgagccgtgccgtgtacACCAATGGGATGGGTTGCTCGTCGGCCGGGCTAACGGCGGCCGCAGTGAAAGATGAAGGTGAGTGGGAGCTAGAAGCGGGAGCTTTAGTGCTGGCGGATGGCGGGATCTGTTGTATCGATGAGTTCAATCGGATGCGCGAAACCGACAAAGCGTCCATACACGAAGCGATGGAACAGCAGACGATCAGCGTGGCCAAGGCGGGCATGGTGCGCAAGATGAGCACACGGTGCGTCGTATTGGCGGCCaccaacccaaaaaaacccTTCACCATGTCCGACGACGAGGGCCCTTCCGCAGCGAACATCGGAATCGGAGGACCACTGTTGTCGCGTTTCGATATCGTTCTGATTCTACGCGATATTCATTCTTCCGCCTGGGATACAGATATTGCGACGCACCTACTAACAATGGCGTTACTCGACGAGGAGCAATCAGAGTTCGATCGATCCCCTCCACTAGCCCATTGGGAACTAGAAAAACTGCAGCTCCATTTTGCCGCAATCAAAGACATCCATCCGACAGTTTCACCCGAAGCAAACGTTATTCTTGGGGCATACTACAAAGCGTGTCGTGCGGATCCGTTCCGCGATCCAGCCCGGACTACCGCGCGGTTGTTGGAGAGTTTGTTTCGATTGGCAAAGGCGCACGCTCGACTGCTATTCCGCCGCGAGGTAACACCGATCGATGCGATCACCATCATTCAGTTGATGGAAGCGAGCTGGGGCTTCGGTAAGATCGGCATTGCGCCGTACGATCTGATTAAGGCAGATCTTCCGCTCGGCCCGGAACAGGCATTAATCGATCGGTTGTTGGATAGGCTGCAGCTGAACGAAACATCCATCCGTGATTCAGCGACTGttcggccgatcgatccgaaCCTTCTTCGTCGTTACCAGTGTGGCATGATTGCCAAGCAAAAAGCTAAGCAGGCGACAAAACATGAGCAGCAAAGTAGTGGCCCAGCGTGGCAAGGAACTCTAACGCAACAGTCTCCGTGTAGTTCGACTCCTCCAACGGGCAGTTCGCAGCTTGCGTCGAGTTCTTCTATTTCAAAGTATACTATTCAAACAAAagcaaatttgaaaaaattacaaaaagtGCCAACGTGCGATGATGAAGACGTGGGCATGGCGAAAAAacgcaaacagcaaacatcgGAAGACACTGCACCGTTGGCATCGAGCGAACAATCTGTATGCCAAATAACATTGTCCAATAAAAAGCAGGGAACAATGAATAGAATAGATGCACTACCTACAAAGTCCCACTGCTCCGTCGACACTGTGGGTGACGATGAGATTATGAGCTTTCAAATCGAATCGTGTGGCGATCGTTCGCTTTTAGGCGAAGATGAAGCAGAAGCCGAACCAGGAATACGCACTCAAACATGCCAGAAACTACAGCAGTTTGAATTCGCGGCGCACAAAACATCGAACCCATCGGCGGCGGACAATAACGCTGATGCTTCGATGCACGACACAATTAAGAAAGCAAATGACAGAAGCCACCAAGCATCCCAGTACAGTTATCTCTTTTCCGATGGAGAAGAGGATGCCGATGACGATCTGCATTTTTCCGACATCGAGCTGTAGAAGGGGAATGCTGTTCATAATTCAAACAACTTTATGTTTCGTCCATAGTGCGTTCTTCGAGTGAAAGTCAAACTATTTTCCGTGTCCTCTACAAGccatttttgtatttcttttatttgccGTTAATATACAGCACATTACCTATCGCCTGGTTTATAATTTGTcttagtttttcttttcttttaaagGTGTTTTCGCCATTCCTGTATCCTTACAGCTTACTGCTGTCCTTGTTTATTCTCTTCGAAAACTGGGCTGTTCTGTGGAAAGATTGCTTTTCAAATTGAATGTATCTTAGTAAAAATAGTTTCAGTTTTGAAAAAAACCGTATTGATACCAAATGggatttctttattctttACAGTCACTAGCAGTCAACCAGAAATAAACTAAAGTGATGGCTGTGAGTtaaacgaaattgaaaatattgca encodes the following:
- the LOC131210215 gene encoding DET1 homolog gives rise to the protein MQSRMDPKNGIPDAVCTDRIRFRKLRSQNFVNRLRDRESGMRHRTPLHAAREMYQNVYPNLTVVNVERPPCYLRKFSPDGKYLIAFSSDQAALEVYEYQGCAAAGYLLQNWDDTELVADHGLGANYRVRNQIFDRLFKLRHVVNLENHEKHLNRECSLFTNDGRYVIVGAASFIPEETRPYFYDLYTNNEVIKPTASCPLEDYTLYIIDLHFGRISDSRDFRVDKIILSHNQGVYLYNNTLAILSIQHQTLYVFSIAEGTFVKERTIGRFCSAEDDYLYTNAIAQERTGTPMPRAFRDPAINSLKHRILVYLFYQAKRLVDTGEDPLALRKFYRRFDEYRDLRMWKMQLLDDDHLFIKYAQEDVVTLKALEPNSHSSLFVIYHIWQKKVLAVKSNQCAQLLDLYENFCDSFRNANHSHRTPFTCSPSNNIYSNLLHQRFKQTMIGARGGGITEATKRILAQLPISAQSYSSSPYLDLGLFSYDDKWVSAMERPKACAEFPIRFFARESGLLKFRIYAGMHGQQLSNPGTRRLVAFIFHPTEPFAISVQRINTEYIANFHLRHAPSISSSDEQGLR
- the LOC131211582 gene encoding DNA helicase MCM9-like, which translates into the protein MESYLKQYHDEEITDLLNNPDGSLHVSIRVNLTHLQRKQPDLYARLLQTTDTEMLRWNECLLRAQESLIDGNLFLETGFKVKQNCHTRFVNMPLVSSGESKLPSYPNTDNVGQFVQVKGTVIRMTSSRCLEYKRWYICTRCKRKVLAEAEYGRLYVFDKPGPCPAARESGCRGYLQAVSAQPQPENYRDYQEIRIQEIMSERRVPASLIVTLEDDLVDGCQPGDRVTVCGRLEHRSKPPIVGRRTEVTTALRANSLVREHIKGSWANDMPEHLLCVQAEWQEVLRDIGELAARDCLIQSIAPNIRGMYPVKLAVALTLASCTERPCDADQQSSRVRDHSHLLLVGDPGLAKSQLLKFASEIASRAVYTNGMGCSSAGLTAAAVKDEGEWELEAGALVLADGGICCIDEFNRMRETDKASIHEAMEQQTISVAKAGMVRKMSTRCVVLAATNPKKPFTMSDDEGPSAANIGIGGPLLSRFDIVLILRDIHSSAWDTDIATHLLTMALLDEEQSEFDRSPPLAHWELEKLQLHFAAIKDIHPTVSPEANVILGAYYKACRADPFRDPARTTARLLESLFRLAKAHARLLFRREVTPIDAITIIQLMEASWGFGKIGIAPYDLIKADLPLGPEQALIDRLLDRLQLNETSIRDSATVRPIDPNLLRRYQCGMIAKQKAKQATKHEQQSSGPAWQGTLTQQSPCSSTPPTGSSQLASSSSISKYTIQTKANLKKLQKVPTCDDEDVGMAKKRKQQTSEDTAPLASSEQSVCQITLSNKKQGTMNRIDALPTKSHCSVDTVGDDEIMSFQIESCGDRSLLGEDEAEAEPGIRTQTCQKLQQFEFAAHKTSNPSAADNNADASMHDTIKKANDRSHQASQYSYLFSDGEEDADDDLHFSDIEL